One part of the Prochlorococcus marinus str. MIT 9313 genome encodes these proteins:
- a CDS encoding type IV pilin protein — protein sequence MKLLPLQANSEITGGFTLIEVLLTVVIIGILSAVAMPNYFNQVQRAKQSEAVATLAQIQNTLAAYIDEFNLAPTGWKDLNEIAAIMTTKGPANQTTFNQIILPGGNYALSRSDNGENENYFEFTASSTNTNSETAKFNVMACIDLEGGASDIKRGVIDSKKNDAVSDTDLVCIPK from the coding sequence ATGAAACTTCTTCCACTGCAAGCAAATAGCGAAATAACTGGGGGCTTTACGCTGATAGAAGTTCTGCTTACGGTCGTAATAATAGGGATCCTTAGTGCCGTTGCGATGCCAAATTACTTTAATCAAGTGCAGAGAGCCAAACAAAGTGAGGCTGTAGCGACTCTGGCTCAGATACAAAACACCCTGGCAGCCTATATCGATGAGTTCAACCTAGCGCCTACTGGATGGAAAGACCTCAATGAAATTGCTGCAATCATGACAACTAAAGGGCCTGCAAATCAGACAACATTCAATCAGATTATTTTGCCAGGTGGCAACTATGCACTGAGCCGGAGTGATAATGGCGAGAATGAAAACTATTTTGAATTCACAGCAAGTTCTACTAACACTAATAGCGAAACTGCCAAGTTTAATGTGATGGCATGCATTGATCTTGAAGGAGGAGCTAGTGACATAAAAAGAGGAGTAATCGATAGCAAAAAGAATGATGCCGTTAGCGATACAGATCTAGTATGTATACCCAAATAA
- a CDS encoding PulJ/GspJ family protein, whose product MVKYIIPRRKTKEVTWIHSIREYWNGHLAQASEKSFNQAKVEQQEIYSDIFIFKCKKLITTKLKSIAAFNAKRIPAINHQRGSGFTLVEVLIAGTILSMVMAAVSRISLAALTNSMHQHERTTVEADINNNIQLLQHADSQLTDKKILADNELEAACEDPAKYLNSQIINSGGDFYVEPPSSNGRKRANRGMIKRSTITNDKSGNLIIVYSFEGPGVKKELKNGSTKLLHDTELQNATEQRIFELSPQFQAELCGLGNMTHEQ is encoded by the coding sequence ATGGTGAAATACATAATACCTAGAAGAAAGACGAAAGAGGTGACTTGGATTCATTCAATCAGAGAGTACTGGAATGGGCATTTAGCTCAAGCAAGTGAAAAATCCTTTAATCAAGCAAAGGTTGAACAGCAAGAAATTTATTCCGATATTTTCATATTTAAATGCAAAAAGCTTATAACCACTAAGCTAAAATCTATAGCCGCCTTCAATGCCAAAAGGATTCCAGCAATAAATCATCAAAGAGGTTCTGGATTTACCTTGGTCGAAGTACTCATCGCTGGTACCATACTTAGCATGGTGATGGCTGCTGTCAGCAGGATATCCCTTGCCGCACTAACAAATAGCATGCATCAACATGAACGGACTACGGTTGAGGCAGATATCAATAACAATATCCAACTTCTACAACACGCAGACTCCCAATTAACTGACAAGAAAATCCTCGCTGATAATGAGCTAGAGGCTGCCTGTGAAGACCCTGCTAAATACTTAAACAGCCAGATTATTAATAGTGGTGGTGATTTCTATGTAGAGCCCCCATCCAGCAATGGACGCAAAAGGGCAAACCGAGGAATGATCAAAAGAAGCACTATTACCAATGACAAAAGTGGCAATCTGATTATTGTCTACAGCTTTGAAGGGCCAGGTGTTAAAAAAGAGCTCAAAAATGGTTCAACTAAGCTGCTACATGACACTGAGCTTCAAAACGCAACAGAGCAAAGAATTTTTGAACTTAGTCCTCAATTCCAAGCCGAGTTGTGTGGGCTAGGAAACATGACACATGAGCAATAG
- a CDS encoding pilus assembly FimT family protein, with translation MNKATSLKQTKTGFSLLEVLVTITIVSIISAYAIPTYRRNLSQGHVDRYTQFLKTGLFSLRSRLAKTKQICRFNLNQDLATKEFGSPSKLVEFMQADGSRSDSQRLKCCSNKDPSTLDDSLTKDDFYLCTKTDLQGKEPYRFLALEGTRESKEVEVAALQAEYELIPSGISAQQYNQLTILVKSRHSDNEPRLRTRCIELEGSAQIHSGTWNDDTGFCDTS, from the coding sequence ATGAATAAAGCAACATCCTTAAAACAGACCAAAACTGGCTTCAGCTTGCTTGAAGTTTTGGTTACGATCACAATTGTAAGCATTATTTCTGCATATGCCATCCCAACATATAGACGAAACCTCTCCCAAGGCCATGTTGATCGCTACACACAATTTTTAAAGACTGGATTATTTAGCCTTCGATCAAGGTTGGCAAAAACAAAACAAATCTGCCGCTTCAATCTCAATCAAGATTTAGCAACAAAGGAGTTTGGATCTCCATCGAAATTGGTTGAGTTCATGCAAGCTGATGGCAGCCGCAGCGATTCACAACGCTTGAAATGTTGCTCAAACAAAGATCCATCCACGTTAGACGATTCATTAACGAAAGATGATTTTTATCTATGTACAAAAACCGACCTTCAAGGAAAAGAACCTTATCGTTTTCTAGCCCTTGAGGGTACAAGAGAATCAAAGGAAGTTGAAGTGGCTGCTCTACAAGCCGAATATGAATTAATCCCTTCAGGAATCAGTGCTCAGCAATATAATCAACTAACAATCCTGGTGAAATCCCGTCATAGCGATAATGAGCCTCGCTTAAGAACCCGATGCATCGAGCTCGAAGGAAGCGCTCAAATTCACAGCGGAACCTGGAATGACGACACTGGCTTCTGTGACACCAGTTAA
- a CDS encoding hemolysin-type calcium-binding domain-containing protein: MASITNFTANASDRWGWWRWNRWSPRGTTATAIENQSLRIDSDELRISATANSGWRTARATGLLNSEVEYTGKAVSINTYAQGREAYSIGIDGSRLSLVGNDNKLVDINATSRVFGYDPAWGLRHSSLSTQGGDDIISIKADAGILGGRFVNAAILATGLESSSVNTGAGNDFVSLQSIASGRTTATAYGSTDSSIDLGSGNDSLFINASASGSGGWWGGGKVAAYGALNSDIQTGSGDDFIVINASASNRGGWWRGGGYAEAVGLGNGSSINTGDGNDAIHITARADGRTTNAWAMRDSNINTGSGDDSVTLNAFTNSRFIDPAYGASNSSINLGSGNDSLLINASANGRTWGSIAAYGALNTKINTSGQELQGLPPLDGFDVGSEQSPLIIGIGEDPVIANDNDSISINAFATNWGGYAEAIGLGNNSSIKTGAGDDSIDITARAVGRNTNAWAMRDSEIHTGSGDDSVILNAFTQSRIWDPAYGASNSSIELGIGSDQLTINANARGNGREIKAYGLEDSFVESGEGNDDIKINVSAEGGNSRINKHSWEHIYSYESSGDRNYNNQRVYSYTNEYDYNSGRKYSNSYEYASSGSYDYSHASQRSGSRDYQSTYKNSYSYGNSWYNNSRDYERSHLNSYDYDYSNSSSSSSNHSNSYSRSYNYDNTRSSSHSSDYLNSYSNSHQSSYDNNRFNQSSYDYDHSRIHSYGEATGADGSNISTGSGSDSVNLQINAGSSAIGLNDSILSTSDGNDDITIDITAIGENSFYNKSSSSRSSFDDSTGSNSSDYSRIDSRSSSYSNDYTNSYSNSYERSDASSSSFNRDSTNSRSGINQSTYKNSYSYGNSWYNNSSDYERSHLNSYDYDYSNSSSSSSNHSNSYSRSYNYDNTRSYSNSSDYLNSYSNSHQSSYDNNRFNQSSYDYDHSRIHSYGEATGADGSNISTGSGSDSVNLQINAGSSAIGLNDSILSTSDGNDDITIDVNAFGENSFYNKSSSSRSSFDDSTGSNSSDYSSIYSRSSSYSNDYTNSYSNSYDHSSSGSYDYSHASQGSGSSINQSTYKNSYNYRSSWYNNSRDYERSHLNSYDYDYNNSYSRSGNYDHSSSGSYNYDYNRSYNYGYDYNNNYNGSHQSNYDNNRFNQSSYDYDHSRIETLGVAIGAEDSTISTGSGNDSVNLQINAGSSAIGLKNSVLETGEGQDQVNISVNALGHSFYHGKSTEKGDAKTLLNSTISTGGGDDQIFVNAIGSHSGAALTNSTIKTGTGDDSVLLSGDLVNSSIHGGDGDDQILHSGGGNAEIYGDDGNDTIIGGSGADKISGGKGDDDIFAGDGGDTIDAGDGKDNITITGGKGISVTTGFGSDTIVFTADYYRSLLEGASSGTNIFADDINNISSPLMIKDFTVEISEKKAIFNHNVAIRGDSAYTIVEGPTWEEAEANAQKLGGNLVTINDAEENKEMGISFGDNLELSLEDDLVIAIGGDPEPALEDDLVIAIGGDPEPALEDDLVIAIGGDPEPALEDDLVIAIGDDPEPALEDDLVIAIGGDPEPALEDDLVIAIGGDPEPAFEQDSIIAFGEDSEPLLEETPIAQPSSNHDMMNFDDLLNNVAINYDGSNAFATGHINLSQDGDDTLVSFDADGIAGDKNIGIVIATLQNVNTSDLSTGNIDSDYSLEGGLDPITGAAETQIEEDLTTITAETTDAIINPSNDSLVKSTTSEETDSMAISEAINALTTSEDVASATSLTSTTSEATSSTDIVTAAITAAVDQSTI; this comes from the coding sequence ATGGCTTCAATCACCAACTTCACAGCAAATGCATCTGATCGATGGGGTTGGTGGAGATGGAACCGGTGGTCGCCTCGGGGAACAACTGCCACAGCGATTGAAAATCAAAGCCTGCGTATCGATAGCGACGAACTGCGCATCTCAGCCACAGCCAACTCTGGCTGGCGTACAGCACGTGCAACGGGTCTGCTGAATAGCGAAGTTGAATACACCGGCAAAGCTGTAAGCATCAACACCTACGCGCAAGGGAGAGAGGCCTACTCCATTGGTATCGATGGCTCCCGGCTTTCTCTTGTTGGTAATGACAACAAGCTGGTTGATATCAACGCCACTTCAAGGGTCTTTGGATATGACCCAGCCTGGGGCCTTCGTCATTCCTCGCTAAGCACCCAGGGTGGTGATGACATCATCAGCATCAAAGCTGATGCTGGAATCCTTGGTGGCAGATTCGTCAACGCTGCGATCTTGGCAACAGGCCTTGAAAGCAGCTCGGTCAATACTGGCGCGGGCAATGATTTCGTTAGCCTTCAATCAATCGCAAGCGGTAGAACAACTGCCACTGCCTACGGCTCTACAGACAGTTCGATTGATCTCGGTTCAGGTAACGATTCCCTATTCATCAATGCTTCAGCTAGCGGTTCAGGCGGATGGTGGGGTGGCGGCAAAGTTGCAGCCTATGGAGCTCTTAACAGCGATATTCAAACTGGAAGCGGAGATGATTTCATTGTCATCAATGCCTCTGCTAGCAACCGTGGTGGTTGGTGGCGAGGTGGTGGTTATGCAGAGGCTGTAGGTCTTGGCAATGGCTCATCAATCAATACAGGTGATGGCAATGATGCCATTCACATCACCGCTCGAGCTGATGGACGCACAACCAATGCTTGGGCGATGCGCGACAGCAACATCAATACAGGCTCAGGCGATGATTCCGTCACTCTCAATGCATTTACCAATTCCAGGTTTATTGATCCGGCCTACGGCGCAAGCAACAGCTCAATCAACCTTGGATCTGGCAACGACTCGCTGCTGATTAATGCCTCTGCAAATGGGCGAACGTGGGGTTCGATTGCTGCCTATGGAGCATTAAATACCAAGATCAATACAAGTGGCCAAGAGCTTCAGGGATTACCTCCATTAGATGGTTTTGATGTTGGTAGTGAACAATCACCTCTCATCATCGGCATTGGCGAAGACCCCGTCATTGCTAATGACAACGACTCCATTAGCATCAATGCCTTTGCAACCAATTGGGGTGGTTATGCAGAAGCGATCGGACTAGGAAATAACTCTTCCATCAAAACAGGAGCTGGTGATGATTCGATTGACATCACAGCAAGAGCTGTAGGTCGCAATACCAATGCCTGGGCGATGCGTGATAGCGAAATCCATACGGGCTCTGGTGATGATTCCGTCATTCTCAACGCCTTCACTCAATCTAGAATTTGGGATCCGGCCTACGGCGCAAGCAACAGCTCCATCGAACTCGGCATTGGCAGTGATCAGCTAACAATCAATGCCAATGCACGTGGCAATGGCAGAGAAATCAAAGCTTATGGCCTAGAGGATAGTTTTGTAGAAAGTGGAGAGGGCAATGACGACATTAAAATCAATGTTTCAGCAGAAGGTGGCAATAGCAGAATCAACAAACACTCTTGGGAGCATATATATTCATACGAGTCCTCAGGCGATAGAAATTATAACAATCAAAGAGTTTATTCATATACAAATGAATACGATTATAACTCTGGCAGAAAATATAGTAACAGCTATGAATACGCGTCTTCCGGCTCCTACGATTACAGCCACGCTTCACAAAGAAGCGGTAGTCGAGACTATCAATCGACTTACAAAAATTCCTATAGCTACGGCAACAGCTGGTACAACAACAGCCGTGACTACGAACGCTCACACCTCAACAGCTACGACTACGACTACAGCAACAGTTCAAGTAGTTCCAGCAACCACAGCAATTCCTACTCGCGCTCTTACAACTACGACAACACCCGCAGCAGCAGCCATTCCAGCGATTACCTCAACAGCTACAGCAACTCCCATCAATCCTCCTACGACAACAACCGCTTCAATCAATCCTCCTACGACTACGACCACTCACGCATTCACTCCTACGGAGAAGCCACTGGTGCTGATGGGTCCAACATCTCTACAGGCTCTGGCAGTGATTCCGTCAACCTACAAATCAACGCCGGCTCTTCTGCCATAGGCCTTAACGATTCAATTCTCTCCACCAGCGATGGTAATGATGACATCACCATTGATATCACCGCTATAGGTGAAAACAGCTTCTACAACAAATCATCGAGCTCACGCTCCTCCTTCGATGATTCCACTGGCAGCAACAGCAGCGACTACAGCAGAATCGATTCTCGCTCTTCCAGTTACAGCAACGACTACACCAACAGCTACAGCAACTCCTACGAACGCTCTGACGCCAGCTCCAGCTCTTTCAACCGCGACTCAACAAATAGCCGCAGCGGCATCAATCAATCGACTTACAAAAATTCCTATAGCTACGGCAACAGCTGGTACAACAACAGTAGTGACTACGAACGCTCACACCTCAACAGCTACGACTACGACTACAGCAACAGTTCAAGTAGTTCCAGCAACCACAGCAATTCCTACTCGCGCTCTTACAACTACGACAACACCCGCAGTTACAGCAATTCCAGCGATTACCTCAACAGCTACAGCAACTCCCATCAATCCTCCTACGACAACAACCGCTTCAATCAATCCTCTTACGACTACGACCACTCACGCATTCACTCCTACGGAGAAGCCACTGGTGCTGATGGGTCCAACATCTCTACAGGCTCTGGCAGTGATTCCGTCAACCTACAAATCAACGCCGGCTCTTCTGCCATAGGCCTTAACGATTCAATTCTCTCCACCAGCGATGGTAATGATGACATCACCATTGATGTCAACGCTTTTGGCGAAAACAGCTTCTACAACAAATCATCGAGCTCACGCTCCTCCTTCGATGATTCCACTGGCAGCAACAGCAGCGACTACAGCAGCATCTATTCTCGCTCTTCCAGTTACAGCAACGACTACACCAACAGCTACAGCAACTCCTACGATCACAGCTCTTCCGGCTCCTACGATTACAGCCACGCTTCACAAGGCAGCGGTAGCAGCATCAATCAATCGACTTACAAAAATTCCTACAATTACAGAAGCAGCTGGTACAACAACAGCCGTGACTACGAACGCTCACACCTCAACAGCTACGACTACGACTACAACAACAGCTACAGCAGATCTGGAAACTACGATCACTCCTCCTCAGGCTCTTATAACTACGACTACAACAGGAGTTATAATTATGGCTACGACTATAATAACAACTACAACGGCTCTCATCAATCTAATTACGACAACAACCGCTTCAATCAATCCTCCTACGACTACGACCACTCACGCATTGAGACCCTTGGTGTTGCTATTGGGGCGGAGGATTCCACCATCTCCACAGGCTCTGGCAATGATTCCGTCAACTTGCAAATCAATGCTGGTTCCTCTGCCATAGGCCTTAAGAATTCTGTTCTCGAAACTGGCGAGGGACAAGATCAAGTCAACATCAGTGTTAATGCCCTAGGGCATTCCTTCTACCACGGCAAATCAACGGAGAAAGGTGATGCCAAAACTCTGTTGAATTCCACTATCTCAACAGGAGGTGGAGACGACCAGATCTTTGTGAACGCCATCGGCAGCCATTCTGGAGCGGCACTCACCAACAGCACAATCAAAACAGGAACAGGTGATGACTCTGTCTTGTTGAGTGGTGACCTAGTCAACAGCAGCATCCACGGCGGAGATGGTGACGACCAGATCCTGCATTCAGGCGGAGGCAACGCCGAGATCTACGGTGATGATGGTAATGACACAATTATCGGTGGATCAGGAGCAGATAAAATCAGTGGTGGGAAGGGTGATGATGACATCTTTGCTGGCGATGGAGGTGACACAATTGATGCTGGAGATGGCAAGGACAACATCACCATTACCGGCGGTAAAGGTATAAGTGTTACGACGGGTTTCGGCTCAGACACAATCGTTTTCACTGCCGATTACTACAGAAGTTTGCTAGAAGGAGCAAGTTCCGGAACAAACATCTTCGCAGACGACATAAATAACATATCTTCACCTCTGATGATCAAGGATTTCACTGTTGAAATATCCGAGAAAAAAGCAATCTTCAATCATAATGTAGCAATAAGAGGTGACAGTGCTTACACAATCGTCGAAGGGCCTACCTGGGAAGAAGCAGAGGCCAATGCTCAGAAGCTAGGCGGAAACTTAGTAACAATTAACGATGCAGAAGAGAATAAAGAAATGGGGATTTCTTTCGGCGATAATCTAGAGCTTTCACTAGAAGATGATCTTGTAATTGCTATTGGCGGTGATCCAGAGCCTGCTCTAGAGGATGATCTTGTAATTGCTATTGGCGGTGATCCAGAGCCTGCTCTAGAGGATGATCTTGTAATTGCTATTGGCGGTGATCCAGAGCCTGCTCTAGAGGATGATCTTGTAATTGCTATTGGCGATGATCCAGAACCTGCTCTAGAGGATGATCTTGTAATTGCTATTGGCGGTGATCCAGAGCCTGCTCTAGAGGATGATCTTGTAATTGCTATTGGCGGTGATCCAGAGCCTGCCTTCGAGCAAGATTCGATCATTGCGTTTGGCGAAGATTCCGAGCCCCTCCTAGAGGAAACTCCAATTGCTCAGCCATCAAGCAATCATGACATGATGAACTTTGATGACCTCCTTAATAATGTTGCAATCAACTACGACGGATCCAACGCCTTCGCTACAGGCCACATCAACTTGTCACAAGATGGAGACGATACATTGGTCAGCTTTGACGCAGATGGTATTGCTGGAGACAAAAATATTGGTATTGTCATAGCAACACTCCAAAACGTGAATACTTCAGACTTGAGTACGGGCAATATTGATTCGGATTATTCACTAGAGGGAGGATTGGATCCAATCACAGGAGCCGCAGAAACACAAATCGAAGAAGATTTAACAACAATCACTGCTGAAACAACTGATGCAATCATCAATCCAAGCAATGACTCACTTGTAAAATCAACAACATCAGAGGAGACTGATTCTATGGCAATTTCAGAAGCCATCAACGCCCTAACAACATCAGAGGATGTCGCCTCTGCGACATCCCTTACATCAACAACATCAGAAGCAACAAGTTCAACCGATATCGTCACAGCAGCGATAACCGCTGCTGTTGATCAAAGCACCATTTAA
- a CDS encoding malate:quinone oxidoreductase: MVVSDVAGSQSRYDAVLVGAGIMSATLAALLHELDPELSLLMVERLQAPGLESSAAENNAGTGHAANCELNYTPLQPDGSVATAKALAINTAFERSLEFWASLTEKGKLLPQQFLHLVPHISVVFGDADLAFLHQRFQQLSALPAFASMQWSTDVAELAEWMPLVMEGRANAESVAATCIKRGTDVDFGLLTGAYVKSLQASGALELSCGCEVVHLHRLGKHQWNLDLKHSSGSRSVQTPFVFLGAGGGALPLLQRSGIPEAAAYAGFPVSGQWLVCSEPGLTARHHAKVYGKAKVGAPPMSVPHLDSRWIDGCRSLLFGPYAGFSSKFLKQGSRLDLLRSVRRSNFRSMLEVGFKNFDLVTYLLSELQQSEKDRFETLKQFLPNAQLNDWKLSVAGQRVQIIKRTAEGGRLQMGTEVVSAQDGSLAALLGASPGASTAVTVMLEVLQRCWSERMASESWQQRLRKLLPSYGHDPNSEPLLLTQMRIRSNKLLNFT, encoded by the coding sequence GTGGTCGTCTCTGATGTTGCTGGATCCCAATCTCGCTACGACGCGGTGCTTGTCGGGGCTGGAATTATGAGTGCCACTTTGGCGGCCCTGCTGCATGAGCTCGATCCTGAACTGAGTTTGTTGATGGTCGAGCGTTTGCAGGCGCCGGGTCTTGAGAGCAGTGCGGCAGAAAACAATGCAGGCACTGGTCATGCGGCTAATTGCGAACTGAATTACACACCGCTTCAGCCTGATGGCAGCGTGGCTACTGCTAAGGCTTTGGCCATTAATACCGCCTTTGAGCGCTCTTTGGAGTTCTGGGCTTCGTTGACGGAAAAGGGCAAGTTGCTACCGCAGCAATTTCTACATCTGGTCCCTCATATCAGTGTGGTTTTTGGCGATGCTGATTTGGCTTTCTTGCATCAGCGCTTTCAGCAATTGAGTGCGCTGCCTGCCTTTGCCTCCATGCAATGGAGTACTGATGTCGCTGAGCTTGCCGAATGGATGCCATTGGTGATGGAAGGGCGAGCCAATGCAGAGTCTGTTGCTGCAACCTGCATTAAGCGGGGGACGGATGTGGATTTCGGATTGCTGACAGGGGCCTATGTGAAGTCATTGCAAGCCAGCGGAGCTTTGGAATTGAGTTGCGGCTGCGAAGTCGTTCATTTGCACCGGCTCGGCAAGCACCAGTGGAATCTTGATCTCAAGCATTCTTCTGGAAGTCGCTCTGTGCAGACACCTTTTGTGTTTCTCGGTGCAGGGGGGGGGGCATTGCCTTTGTTGCAGCGATCTGGCATTCCAGAGGCAGCTGCCTATGCAGGCTTTCCAGTGAGCGGACAGTGGTTAGTCTGCTCTGAGCCAGGTTTAACGGCAAGGCATCACGCCAAGGTGTATGGCAAGGCGAAGGTGGGTGCTCCGCCAATGTCTGTGCCACATCTTGATAGCCGTTGGATTGATGGATGCCGCTCGTTGCTTTTCGGGCCTTATGCGGGTTTCAGTAGCAAATTCCTCAAGCAAGGCTCCCGCTTGGATCTCTTGCGTTCGGTACGGCGCAGCAATTTTCGCTCCATGTTGGAGGTGGGTTTTAAAAACTTTGATTTAGTCACTTATCTCCTCTCAGAGCTACAGCAGAGTGAGAAAGATCGCTTTGAAACCTTAAAGCAATTTCTTCCCAATGCGCAGTTGAATGATTGGAAGCTCTCAGTTGCTGGACAGAGAGTACAAATCATCAAACGCACAGCCGAGGGGGGGCGGTTGCAGATGGGTACAGAGGTGGTATCCGCTCAAGATGGCTCCCTAGCTGCCTTATTAGGAGCTTCGCCTGGGGCTAGTACAGCGGTGACGGTCATGCTGGAAGTGTTGCAGCGTTGCTGGAGCGAGCGTATGGCAAGTGAGTCTTGGCAACAAAGATTGCGAAAATTGTTGCCGAGTTATGGCCATGATCCAAATTCTGAGCCCTTACTGCTGACGCAGATGCGCATACGCAGCAATAAATTACTCAATTTTACTTGA
- the lepA gene encoding translation elongation factor 4 produces MTDVPVSRLRNFCIIAHIDHGKSTLADRLLQDTGTVAGRDMQEQFLDNMDLERERGITIKLQAARMNYTAADGESYVLNLIDTPGHVDFSYEVSRSLQACEGALLVVDASQGVEAQTLANVYLALENDLEIIPVLNKIDLPGSDPERIKEEIEAIIGLDTSTAIACSAKTGLGVPEIMQAVVDRIPPPADTIDKPTKALIFDSYYDSYRGVIVYFRVISGRISTKDKVLLMASKKSYELDEIGVMSPDQCEVNELHAGEVGYLAASIKAVADARVGDTITLLNAPADEPLPGYTEAKPMVFCGLFPTDSDQYPDLREALDKLQLSDAALKYEPETSSAMGFGFRCGFLGLLHMEIVQERLEREYDLDLIVTAPSVIYKVNMIDGQMLMVDNPATLPDPQRRESIEEPYVRMEIYAPNEYNGTLMGLCQERRGEYIDMKYITTERVTLIYELPLAEVVTDFFDQMKSRTKGYASMEYHLIGYRRNDLVRLDVLINAEKADPLTTIAHRDKAYSIGKGLVEKLKELIPRQQFKIPLQASIGSRIIASESISAMRKDVLAKCYGGDISRKKKLLKKQAKGKKRMKAMGKVDVPQEAFMAVLKLNQTS; encoded by the coding sequence ATGACCGACGTTCCCGTTTCTCGCTTGAGGAACTTCTGCATCATTGCCCATATCGATCACGGCAAGTCGACTTTGGCTGACAGGCTGTTGCAGGACACTGGCACAGTTGCCGGTCGGGATATGCAGGAGCAGTTTCTCGACAACATGGATTTGGAAAGAGAGCGGGGCATCACGATCAAGCTCCAGGCTGCCCGGATGAACTACACGGCTGCCGATGGCGAAAGCTATGTGCTCAACCTGATTGATACCCCTGGCCATGTGGATTTCTCCTATGAGGTGAGCCGCTCCTTGCAGGCCTGCGAAGGGGCCCTGTTGGTGGTGGATGCCAGTCAGGGTGTTGAGGCCCAGACCCTGGCAAATGTCTATCTAGCGCTGGAAAACGATCTAGAGATTATTCCTGTGCTCAATAAGATTGATCTGCCGGGCTCTGATCCAGAACGGATTAAAGAGGAGATCGAGGCGATCATTGGTCTTGACACCTCAACAGCAATTGCCTGTTCTGCCAAAACAGGCTTAGGCGTACCAGAGATTATGCAGGCGGTGGTGGATCGCATTCCGCCCCCTGCAGATACCATCGATAAGCCAACGAAGGCATTGATCTTCGATTCCTACTACGACTCCTACCGAGGCGTGATTGTGTATTTCCGGGTGATCAGTGGCCGGATCAGCACGAAGGACAAAGTGTTGCTGATGGCCAGCAAGAAGAGCTATGAGCTTGATGAGATTGGTGTGATGTCACCAGACCAGTGTGAGGTCAATGAACTTCATGCAGGGGAGGTGGGTTATCTGGCGGCTTCGATCAAGGCGGTTGCTGATGCACGGGTTGGAGACACGATTACTCTCCTCAATGCCCCAGCAGATGAGCCGCTACCTGGTTACACCGAGGCAAAGCCGATGGTGTTTTGTGGCTTGTTCCCTACGGATTCAGATCAATATCCAGATCTAAGGGAAGCGCTTGACAAGCTGCAGCTTTCAGATGCAGCACTGAAGTATGAACCTGAAACCAGCAGTGCGATGGGTTTTGGCTTTCGTTGTGGCTTTCTAGGACTCCTGCATATGGAAATTGTGCAGGAGCGGCTTGAACGTGAATATGACTTGGATTTGATTGTTACTGCTCCTTCAGTGATTTACAAGGTGAACATGATTGATGGGCAGATGTTGATGGTGGATAACCCTGCAACATTGCCAGATCCGCAGAGGCGGGAATCAATAGAGGAGCCTTATGTGCGGATGGAGATCTATGCACCCAATGAGTACAACGGCACTCTGATGGGTTTGTGCCAGGAACGACGTGGTGAATACATTGATATGAAGTACATCACCACTGAGAGAGTGACCTTAATTTATGAGCTTCCCTTGGCTGAAGTGGTGACGGATTTCTTTGATCAGATGAAGAGTCGCACAAAGGGTTATGCCTCAATGGAATATCACTTGATTGGCTATCGCCGCAATGATCTGGTGCGCTTGGATGTCTTGATCAATGCAGAAAAGGCTGATCCACTTACCACAATTGCGCACCGTGATAAGGCTTATAGCATTGGTAAGGGTTTGGTGGAGAAGCTCAAGGAGCTGATCCCAAGACAACAGTTTAAAATTCCCTTACAGGCTTCCATTGGTAGTCGCATTATTGCCAGTGAGAGTATCAGTGCCATGCGCAAGGATGTGCTTGCTAAGTGTTATGGAGGAGACATCTCAAGGAAAAAAAAGTTGCTGAAGAAGCAGGCCAAGGGTAAAAAGCGGATGAAGGCCATGGGCAAAGTGGATGTGCCTCAGGAAGCATTTATGGCTGTATTGAAGCTGAATCAAACGAGCTGA